GCCACATCTAGATTGAGTATGCTTTCATTTGAAGAATGTAAAAAGATAACTGATTACTATGAAGATAAAATTTAGATTTTTTATATAAATTATTCTATTATTTAATCTCTTTAATCATTGAGACTAAAGTTGAATGTATTTCTTCTTCAGATATTTCATTTTTAAAGTTGATAATTGCTGACTGGCCATCGTAATTGATTTTTATATAACTATTATTAATTTCTTCCATATAAGCATTCTCAAAGCTTGATATCTTTCCATAGTGAATAAGGTATTTGTGAACTGAATCTATGTGATCATTGTTCATATGATCACAAACTCTTTTACTTGTCTCTTTACTAATTATTTTCATTTAAAGAATAGAT
The Prochlorococcus marinus str. GP2 genome window above contains:
- a CDS encoding DUF2470 domain-containing protein, with protein sequence MKIISKETSKRVCDHMNNDHIDSVHKYLIHYGKISSFENAYMEEINNSYIKINYDGQSAIINFKNEISEEEIHSTLVSMIKEIK